The following are encoded together in the Panicum virgatum strain AP13 chromosome 6K, P.virgatum_v5, whole genome shotgun sequence genome:
- the LOC120711563 gene encoding phosphopantothenate--cysteine ligase 2-like, giving the protein MAVDPSIAAEAEAAARRSEEAAEAFFRAAPPLRDRDRVAASVADFVARHSAGSGGAGGPAEGARVICITSGGTTVPLEQRCVRYIDNFASGQRGAAATEYFLKAGYAVIFIYRRGSKQPYCRFLPEDSFLDLFELGEDSEIQVPQSHSTVVKAAISNYRKAIGEGLLLKLPFTTIFEYLQLLQMVATSMNCLGHHGMFFLAAAVSDFYVPWESMAKHKIESAVGPLNMQLNQVPKMLFILRKIWAPSAFCVSFKLETDPNILLQKAEMALKKYGMNVVVANELANYKDVVVMVTSSGRTTVSRSSKEEDLEEQLTELLVKMHLEHIRQPGSEDR; this is encoded by the exons ATGGCCGTGGATCCAAGCATcgcggcggaggccgaggccgcAGCGCGCcggagcgaggaggcggcggaggccttcttccgcgccgcgccgccgctccgcgaccgCGACCGCGTCGCCGCCAGCGTGGCCGACTTCGTCGCCCGCCACTCCGCAG GGAGCGGCGGTGCGGGCGGGCCCGCCGAAGGCGCCAGGGTGATCTGCATCACCTCCGGCGGCACCACGGTGCCCCTGGAGCAGCGCTGCGTGCGCTACATCGACAACTTCGCCTCCGGCCAGCGGGGGGCGGCCGCCACCga GTATTTTCTCAAGGCGGGCTATGCCGTCATCTTCATCTATCGCCG TGGGAGCAAGCAGCCTTACTGTAGATTTCTTCCAGAGGATTCGTTTCTCGATCTTTTTGAGCTTGGTGAAGACTCAGAGATCCAAG TTCCCCAATCTCATTCCACTGTGGTCAAGGCAGCTATTAGCAATTATCGCAAG GCAATTGGTGAAGGCCTGCTTCTGAAACTTCCCTTCACTACAATTTTCGAGTACCTTCAG TTACTACAGATGGTAGCTACTTCGATGAATTGCTTGGGACACCATGGAATGTTCTTTCTTGCTGCTGCAGTTTCTGACTTCTATGTTCCATGGGAAAGTATG GCTAAACATAAAATCGAGTCAGCAGTTGGCCCTTTGAACATGCAACTCAACCAAGTCCCTAAGATGCTTTTCATCCTCAGAAAAATTTGGGCCCCTTCAGCATTTTGTGTATCATTCAAG CTCGAGACCGATCCAAACATTCTTCTACAGAAGGCGGAGATGGCTTTGAAGAAGTACGGTATGAACGTGGTGGTTGCAAACGAGCTTGCTAACTACAAAGATGTAGTGGTCATGGTCACAAGCAGCGGGAGGACGACCGTGAGCAGGAGCAGCAAGGAGGAAGACTTGGAGGAGCAGCTAACCGAGCTCCTGGTAAAGATGCACTTGGAGCACATCAGACAACCCGGTTCAGAAGACCGTTAA
- the LOC120711560 gene encoding uncharacterized protein LOC120711560 isoform X6: MAARSHPPSLPGALPACVSSAPSILTARSPAMAARPALPSPPRAIPLPVGRPRAVHDRTAHGEAGAQTRQWPVRGHGGGRPVRGHGGGRRAPHRNPAASQRRAPPPRAVNETNSSEYLRFGSSAAGSALNLGGSTPSLAGSASAHYPFLQLPPSRTPANGCGRGRCQARRLRPPATALTRTGCGLRRPPCPAAGASQQRPRGCCLTRSAPSLAFPPAIARAGLIPGFLLSALFDVVVFFLSGLSAVRHCCPPRTPESQVETNGQVVPGPEYESPNLNGSIGTSSPQEHLTGKELLDSSAKVNPLRSIPSKHFLESKQGKKRLPFYCI; the protein is encoded by the exons ATGGCGGCGCGCAGccatcctccctccctccccggcgCGCTGCCTGCCTGCGTGAGCTCGGCTCCATCCATCCTCACCGCGCGCTCCCCGGCCATGGCAGCGAGGCcggccctcccctcccctccccgcgccATCCCTCTCCCTGTTGGCCGTCCACGAGCCGTCCACGACAGAACGGCGCACGGCGAGGCTGGCGCCCAAACGCGGCAGTGGCCCgtgcggggccatggcggcgggagACCTgtgcggggccatggcggcggccgccgtgctCCGCACCGGAACCCTGCAGCGAGCCAacgccgagctccgcctccaCGCGCAGTCAACGAGACCAACAGCAGCGAATACCTCCGCTTTGGGAGTTCGGCAGCCGGATCCGCCCTAAACCTCGGCGGATCTACGCCTTCCTTGGCCGGATCTGCTTCAGCGCACTACCCTTTCCTGCAACTGCCGCCGTCACGCACGCCGGCTAATGGCTGTGGCCGCGGTCGCTGTCAAGCGCGTCGGCTGCGTCCTCCGGCCACCGCCCTCACCCGCACCGGTTGCGGCCTCCGGCGGCCACCGTGTCCCGCGGCCGGAGCCTCCCAACAGCGGCCCCGCGGCTGCTGCCTCACAAGATCCGCTCCATCCCTCGCGTTTCCGCCCGCTATCGCGCGCGCTGGTCTAATTCCTGGCTTCCTCCTCAGTGCCTTGTTCGACGTTGTGGTCTTCTTCCTCAGCGGCCTGTCTGCTGTCCGCCATTGCTGTCCGCCCAGAACTCCTGAATCTCAG GTTGAAACTAATGGTCAGGTTGTACCTGGGCCTGAATATGAAAGTCCTAACCTGAATGGCTCCATTGGAACCTCCTCTCCTCAGGAGCACCTGACAG GTAAGGAATTGCTGGATTCGAGCGCCAAGGTAAATCCCCTCCGCTCCATTCCTTCCAAGCATTTCCTAG AATCAAAGCAAGGAAAAAAAAGACTGCCATTCTACTGTATTTGA
- the LOC120711560 gene encoding uncharacterized protein LOC120711560 isoform X2, giving the protein MAARSHPPSLPGALPACVSSAPSILTARSPAMAARPALPSPPRAIPLPVGRPRAVHDRTAHGEAGAQTRQWPVRGHGGGRPVRGHGGGRRAPHRNPAASQRRAPPPRAVNETNSSEYLRFGSSAAGSALNLGGSTPSLAGSASAHYPFLQLPPSRTPANGCGRGRCQARRLRPPATALTRTGCGLRRPPCPAAGASQQRPRGCCLTRSAPSLAFPPAIARAGLIPGFLLSALFDVVVFFLSGLSAVRHCCPPRTPESQVETNGQVVPGPEYESPNLNGSIGTSSPQEHLTDLGGSTPMLFKTFTGKELLDSSAKNQSKEKKDCHSTVFERLDGKEGGVSCITESLVHILFFPQLLHMIQMFA; this is encoded by the exons ATGGCGGCGCGCAGccatcctccctccctccccggcgCGCTGCCTGCCTGCGTGAGCTCGGCTCCATCCATCCTCACCGCGCGCTCCCCGGCCATGGCAGCGAGGCcggccctcccctcccctccccgcgccATCCCTCTCCCTGTTGGCCGTCCACGAGCCGTCCACGACAGAACGGCGCACGGCGAGGCTGGCGCCCAAACGCGGCAGTGGCCCgtgcggggccatggcggcgggagACCTgtgcggggccatggcggcggccgccgtgctCCGCACCGGAACCCTGCAGCGAGCCAacgccgagctccgcctccaCGCGCAGTCAACGAGACCAACAGCAGCGAATACCTCCGCTTTGGGAGTTCGGCAGCCGGATCCGCCCTAAACCTCGGCGGATCTACGCCTTCCTTGGCCGGATCTGCTTCAGCGCACTACCCTTTCCTGCAACTGCCGCCGTCACGCACGCCGGCTAATGGCTGTGGCCGCGGTCGCTGTCAAGCGCGTCGGCTGCGTCCTCCGGCCACCGCCCTCACCCGCACCGGTTGCGGCCTCCGGCGGCCACCGTGTCCCGCGGCCGGAGCCTCCCAACAGCGGCCCCGCGGCTGCTGCCTCACAAGATCCGCTCCATCCCTCGCGTTTCCGCCCGCTATCGCGCGCGCTGGTCTAATTCCTGGCTTCCTCCTCAGTGCCTTGTTCGACGTTGTGGTCTTCTTCCTCAGCGGCCTGTCTGCTGTCCGCCATTGCTGTCCGCCCAGAACTCCTGAATCTCAG GTTGAAACTAATGGTCAGGTTGTACCTGGGCCTGAATATGAAAGTCCTAACCTGAATGGCTCCATTGGAACCTCCTCTCCTCAGGAGCACCTGACAG ATTTGGGAGGTAGTACTCCCATGCTGTTCAAGACATTTACAG GTAAGGAATTGCTGGATTCGAGCGCCAAG AATCAAAGCAAGGAAAAAAAAGACTGCCATTCTACTGTATTTGAAAGACTTGATG GCAAGGAAGGGGGCGTCTCTTGCATCACGGAGTCTCTGGTTCACATTCTGTTCTTTCCCCAGCTCCTCCACATGATTCAGATGTTCGCATAA
- the LOC120711560 gene encoding uncharacterized protein LOC120711560 isoform X3 → MAARSHPPSLPGALPACVSSAPSILTARSPAMAARPALPSPPRAIPLPVGRPRAVHDRTAHGEAGAQTRQWPVRGHGGGRPVRGHGGGRRAPHRNPAASQRRAPPPRAVNETNSSEYLRFGSSAAGSALNLGGSTPSLAGSASAHYPFLQLPPSRTPANGCGRGRCQARRLRPPATALTRTGCGLRRPPCPAAGASQQRPRGCCLTRSAPSLAFPPAIARAGLIPGFLLSALFDVVVFFLSGLSAVRHCCPPRTPESQVETNGQVVPGPEYESPNLNGSIGTSSPQEHLTGKELLDSSAKRCMEQYAEIFSQVVAAQKIKARKKKTAILLYLKDLMARKGASLASRSLWFTFCSFPSSST, encoded by the exons ATGGCGGCGCGCAGccatcctccctccctccccggcgCGCTGCCTGCCTGCGTGAGCTCGGCTCCATCCATCCTCACCGCGCGCTCCCCGGCCATGGCAGCGAGGCcggccctcccctcccctccccgcgccATCCCTCTCCCTGTTGGCCGTCCACGAGCCGTCCACGACAGAACGGCGCACGGCGAGGCTGGCGCCCAAACGCGGCAGTGGCCCgtgcggggccatggcggcgggagACCTgtgcggggccatggcggcggccgccgtgctCCGCACCGGAACCCTGCAGCGAGCCAacgccgagctccgcctccaCGCGCAGTCAACGAGACCAACAGCAGCGAATACCTCCGCTTTGGGAGTTCGGCAGCCGGATCCGCCCTAAACCTCGGCGGATCTACGCCTTCCTTGGCCGGATCTGCTTCAGCGCACTACCCTTTCCTGCAACTGCCGCCGTCACGCACGCCGGCTAATGGCTGTGGCCGCGGTCGCTGTCAAGCGCGTCGGCTGCGTCCTCCGGCCACCGCCCTCACCCGCACCGGTTGCGGCCTCCGGCGGCCACCGTGTCCCGCGGCCGGAGCCTCCCAACAGCGGCCCCGCGGCTGCTGCCTCACAAGATCCGCTCCATCCCTCGCGTTTCCGCCCGCTATCGCGCGCGCTGGTCTAATTCCTGGCTTCCTCCTCAGTGCCTTGTTCGACGTTGTGGTCTTCTTCCTCAGCGGCCTGTCTGCTGTCCGCCATTGCTGTCCGCCCAGAACTCCTGAATCTCAG GTTGAAACTAATGGTCAGGTTGTACCTGGGCCTGAATATGAAAGTCCTAACCTGAATGGCTCCATTGGAACCTCCTCTCCTCAGGAGCACCTGACAG GTAAGGAATTGCTGGATTCGAGCGCCAAG AGATGCATGGAGCAGTATGCTGAAATCTTTTCGCAAGTTGTCGCTGCTCAAAA AATCAAAGCAAGGAAAAAAAAGACTGCCATTCTACTGTATTTGAAAGACTTGATG GCAAGGAAGGGGGCGTCTCTTGCATCACGGAGTCTCTGGTTCACATTCTGTTCTTTCCCCAGCTCCTCCACATGA
- the LOC120711560 gene encoding uncharacterized protein LOC120711560 isoform X5 — translation MAARSHPPSLPGALPACVSSAPSILTARSPAMAARPALPSPPRAIPLPVGRPRAVHDRTAHGEAGAQTRQWPVRGHGGGRPVRGHGGGRRAPHRNPAASQRRAPPPRAVNETNSSEYLRFGSSAAGSALNLGGSTPSLAGSASAHYPFLQLPPSRTPANGCGRGRCQARRLRPPATALTRTGCGLRRPPCPAAGASQQRPRGCCLTRSAPSLAFPPAIARAGLIPGFLLSALFDVVVFFLSGLSAVRHCCPPRTPESQVETNGQVVPGPEYESPNLNGSIGTSSPQEHLTDLGGSTPMLFKTFTGKELLDSSAKVNPLRSIPSKHFLESKQGKKRLPFYCI, via the exons ATGGCGGCGCGCAGccatcctccctccctccccggcgCGCTGCCTGCCTGCGTGAGCTCGGCTCCATCCATCCTCACCGCGCGCTCCCCGGCCATGGCAGCGAGGCcggccctcccctcccctccccgcgccATCCCTCTCCCTGTTGGCCGTCCACGAGCCGTCCACGACAGAACGGCGCACGGCGAGGCTGGCGCCCAAACGCGGCAGTGGCCCgtgcggggccatggcggcgggagACCTgtgcggggccatggcggcggccgccgtgctCCGCACCGGAACCCTGCAGCGAGCCAacgccgagctccgcctccaCGCGCAGTCAACGAGACCAACAGCAGCGAATACCTCCGCTTTGGGAGTTCGGCAGCCGGATCCGCCCTAAACCTCGGCGGATCTACGCCTTCCTTGGCCGGATCTGCTTCAGCGCACTACCCTTTCCTGCAACTGCCGCCGTCACGCACGCCGGCTAATGGCTGTGGCCGCGGTCGCTGTCAAGCGCGTCGGCTGCGTCCTCCGGCCACCGCCCTCACCCGCACCGGTTGCGGCCTCCGGCGGCCACCGTGTCCCGCGGCCGGAGCCTCCCAACAGCGGCCCCGCGGCTGCTGCCTCACAAGATCCGCTCCATCCCTCGCGTTTCCGCCCGCTATCGCGCGCGCTGGTCTAATTCCTGGCTTCCTCCTCAGTGCCTTGTTCGACGTTGTGGTCTTCTTCCTCAGCGGCCTGTCTGCTGTCCGCCATTGCTGTCCGCCCAGAACTCCTGAATCTCAG GTTGAAACTAATGGTCAGGTTGTACCTGGGCCTGAATATGAAAGTCCTAACCTGAATGGCTCCATTGGAACCTCCTCTCCTCAGGAGCACCTGACAG ATTTGGGAGGTAGTACTCCCATGCTGTTCAAGACATTTACAG GTAAGGAATTGCTGGATTCGAGCGCCAAGGTAAATCCCCTCCGCTCCATTCCTTCCAAGCATTTCCTAG AATCAAAGCAAGGAAAAAAAAGACTGCCATTCTACTGTATTTGA
- the LOC120711560 gene encoding uncharacterized protein LOC120711560 isoform X8 has protein sequence MAARSHPPSLPGALPACVSSAPSILTARSPAMAARPALPSPPRAIPLPVGRPRAVHDRTAHGEAGAQTRQWPVRGHGGGRPVRGHGGGRRAPHRNPAASQRRAPPPRAVNETNSSEYLRFGSSAAGSALNLGGSTPSLAGSASAHYPFLQLPPSRTPANGCGRGRCQARRLRPPATALTRTGCGLRRPPCPAAGASQQRPRGCCLTRSAPSLAFPPAIARAGLIPGFLLSALFDVVVFFLSGLSAVRHCCPPRTPESQVETNGQVVPGPEYESPNLNGSIGTSSPQEHLTDLGGSTPMLFKTFTGLVPFQ, from the exons ATGGCGGCGCGCAGccatcctccctccctccccggcgCGCTGCCTGCCTGCGTGAGCTCGGCTCCATCCATCCTCACCGCGCGCTCCCCGGCCATGGCAGCGAGGCcggccctcccctcccctccccgcgccATCCCTCTCCCTGTTGGCCGTCCACGAGCCGTCCACGACAGAACGGCGCACGGCGAGGCTGGCGCCCAAACGCGGCAGTGGCCCgtgcggggccatggcggcgggagACCTgtgcggggccatggcggcggccgccgtgctCCGCACCGGAACCCTGCAGCGAGCCAacgccgagctccgcctccaCGCGCAGTCAACGAGACCAACAGCAGCGAATACCTCCGCTTTGGGAGTTCGGCAGCCGGATCCGCCCTAAACCTCGGCGGATCTACGCCTTCCTTGGCCGGATCTGCTTCAGCGCACTACCCTTTCCTGCAACTGCCGCCGTCACGCACGCCGGCTAATGGCTGTGGCCGCGGTCGCTGTCAAGCGCGTCGGCTGCGTCCTCCGGCCACCGCCCTCACCCGCACCGGTTGCGGCCTCCGGCGGCCACCGTGTCCCGCGGCCGGAGCCTCCCAACAGCGGCCCCGCGGCTGCTGCCTCACAAGATCCGCTCCATCCCTCGCGTTTCCGCCCGCTATCGCGCGCGCTGGTCTAATTCCTGGCTTCCTCCTCAGTGCCTTGTTCGACGTTGTGGTCTTCTTCCTCAGCGGCCTGTCTGCTGTCCGCCATTGCTGTCCGCCCAGAACTCCTGAATCTCAG GTTGAAACTAATGGTCAGGTTGTACCTGGGCCTGAATATGAAAGTCCTAACCTGAATGGCTCCATTGGAACCTCCTCTCCTCAGGAGCACCTGACAG ATTTGGGAGGTAGTACTCCCATGCTGTTCAAGACATTTACAG GACTGGTTCCTTTTCAGTGA
- the LOC120711560 gene encoding uncharacterized protein LOC120711560 isoform X4 — MAARSHPPSLPGALPACVSSAPSILTARSPAMAARPALPSPPRAIPLPVGRPRAVHDRTAHGEAGAQTRQWPVRGHGGGRPVRGHGGGRRAPHRNPAASQRRAPPPRAVNETNSSEYLRFGSSAAGSALNLGGSTPSLAGSASAHYPFLQLPPSRTPANGCGRGRCQARRLRPPATALTRTGCGLRRPPCPAAGASQQRPRGCCLTRSAPSLAFPPAIARAGLIPGFLLSALFDVVVFFLSGLSAVRHCCPPRTPESQVETNGQVVPGPEYESPNLNGSIGTSSPQEHLTGKELLDSSAKNQSKEKKDCHSTVFERLDGKEGGVSCITESLVHILFFPQLLHMIQMFA; from the exons ATGGCGGCGCGCAGccatcctccctccctccccggcgCGCTGCCTGCCTGCGTGAGCTCGGCTCCATCCATCCTCACCGCGCGCTCCCCGGCCATGGCAGCGAGGCcggccctcccctcccctccccgcgccATCCCTCTCCCTGTTGGCCGTCCACGAGCCGTCCACGACAGAACGGCGCACGGCGAGGCTGGCGCCCAAACGCGGCAGTGGCCCgtgcggggccatggcggcgggagACCTgtgcggggccatggcggcggccgccgtgctCCGCACCGGAACCCTGCAGCGAGCCAacgccgagctccgcctccaCGCGCAGTCAACGAGACCAACAGCAGCGAATACCTCCGCTTTGGGAGTTCGGCAGCCGGATCCGCCCTAAACCTCGGCGGATCTACGCCTTCCTTGGCCGGATCTGCTTCAGCGCACTACCCTTTCCTGCAACTGCCGCCGTCACGCACGCCGGCTAATGGCTGTGGCCGCGGTCGCTGTCAAGCGCGTCGGCTGCGTCCTCCGGCCACCGCCCTCACCCGCACCGGTTGCGGCCTCCGGCGGCCACCGTGTCCCGCGGCCGGAGCCTCCCAACAGCGGCCCCGCGGCTGCTGCCTCACAAGATCCGCTCCATCCCTCGCGTTTCCGCCCGCTATCGCGCGCGCTGGTCTAATTCCTGGCTTCCTCCTCAGTGCCTTGTTCGACGTTGTGGTCTTCTTCCTCAGCGGCCTGTCTGCTGTCCGCCATTGCTGTCCGCCCAGAACTCCTGAATCTCAG GTTGAAACTAATGGTCAGGTTGTACCTGGGCCTGAATATGAAAGTCCTAACCTGAATGGCTCCATTGGAACCTCCTCTCCTCAGGAGCACCTGACAG GTAAGGAATTGCTGGATTCGAGCGCCAAG AATCAAAGCAAGGAAAAAAAAGACTGCCATTCTACTGTATTTGAAAGACTTGATG GCAAGGAAGGGGGCGTCTCTTGCATCACGGAGTCTCTGGTTCACATTCTGTTCTTTCCCCAGCTCCTCCACATGATTCAGATGTTCGCATAA
- the LOC120711560 gene encoding uncharacterized protein LOC120711560 isoform X1, with protein MAARSHPPSLPGALPACVSSAPSILTARSPAMAARPALPSPPRAIPLPVGRPRAVHDRTAHGEAGAQTRQWPVRGHGGGRPVRGHGGGRRAPHRNPAASQRRAPPPRAVNETNSSEYLRFGSSAAGSALNLGGSTPSLAGSASAHYPFLQLPPSRTPANGCGRGRCQARRLRPPATALTRTGCGLRRPPCPAAGASQQRPRGCCLTRSAPSLAFPPAIARAGLIPGFLLSALFDVVVFFLSGLSAVRHCCPPRTPESQVETNGQVVPGPEYESPNLNGSIGTSSPQEHLTDLGGSTPMLFKTFTGKELLDSSAKRCMEQYAEIFSQVVAAQKIKARKKKTAILLYLKDLMARKGASLASRSLWFTFCSFPSSST; from the exons ATGGCGGCGCGCAGccatcctccctccctccccggcgCGCTGCCTGCCTGCGTGAGCTCGGCTCCATCCATCCTCACCGCGCGCTCCCCGGCCATGGCAGCGAGGCcggccctcccctcccctccccgcgccATCCCTCTCCCTGTTGGCCGTCCACGAGCCGTCCACGACAGAACGGCGCACGGCGAGGCTGGCGCCCAAACGCGGCAGTGGCCCgtgcggggccatggcggcgggagACCTgtgcggggccatggcggcggccgccgtgctCCGCACCGGAACCCTGCAGCGAGCCAacgccgagctccgcctccaCGCGCAGTCAACGAGACCAACAGCAGCGAATACCTCCGCTTTGGGAGTTCGGCAGCCGGATCCGCCCTAAACCTCGGCGGATCTACGCCTTCCTTGGCCGGATCTGCTTCAGCGCACTACCCTTTCCTGCAACTGCCGCCGTCACGCACGCCGGCTAATGGCTGTGGCCGCGGTCGCTGTCAAGCGCGTCGGCTGCGTCCTCCGGCCACCGCCCTCACCCGCACCGGTTGCGGCCTCCGGCGGCCACCGTGTCCCGCGGCCGGAGCCTCCCAACAGCGGCCCCGCGGCTGCTGCCTCACAAGATCCGCTCCATCCCTCGCGTTTCCGCCCGCTATCGCGCGCGCTGGTCTAATTCCTGGCTTCCTCCTCAGTGCCTTGTTCGACGTTGTGGTCTTCTTCCTCAGCGGCCTGTCTGCTGTCCGCCATTGCTGTCCGCCCAGAACTCCTGAATCTCAG GTTGAAACTAATGGTCAGGTTGTACCTGGGCCTGAATATGAAAGTCCTAACCTGAATGGCTCCATTGGAACCTCCTCTCCTCAGGAGCACCTGACAG ATTTGGGAGGTAGTACTCCCATGCTGTTCAAGACATTTACAG GTAAGGAATTGCTGGATTCGAGCGCCAAG AGATGCATGGAGCAGTATGCTGAAATCTTTTCGCAAGTTGTCGCTGCTCAAAA AATCAAAGCAAGGAAAAAAAAGACTGCCATTCTACTGTATTTGAAAGACTTGATG GCAAGGAAGGGGGCGTCTCTTGCATCACGGAGTCTCTGGTTCACATTCTGTTCTTTCCCCAGCTCCTCCACATGA
- the LOC120711560 gene encoding uncharacterized protein LOC120711560 isoform X9, whose translation MAARSHPPSLPGALPACVSSAPSILTARSPAMAARPALPSPPRAIPLPVGRPRAVHDRTAHGEAGAQTRQWPVRGHGGGRPVRGHGGGRRAPHRNPAASQRRAPPPRAVNETNSSEYLRFGSSAAGSALNLGGSTPSLAGSASAHYPFLQLPPSRTPANGCGRGRCQARRLRPPATALTRTGCGLRRPPCPAAGASQQRPRGCCLTRSAPSLAFPPAIARAGLIPGFLLSALFDVVVFFLSGLSAVRHCCPPRTPESQVETNGQVVPGPEYESPNLNGSIGTSSPQEHLTGHQSRFGR comes from the exons ATGGCGGCGCGCAGccatcctccctccctccccggcgCGCTGCCTGCCTGCGTGAGCTCGGCTCCATCCATCCTCACCGCGCGCTCCCCGGCCATGGCAGCGAGGCcggccctcccctcccctccccgcgccATCCCTCTCCCTGTTGGCCGTCCACGAGCCGTCCACGACAGAACGGCGCACGGCGAGGCTGGCGCCCAAACGCGGCAGTGGCCCgtgcggggccatggcggcgggagACCTgtgcggggccatggcggcggccgccgtgctCCGCACCGGAACCCTGCAGCGAGCCAacgccgagctccgcctccaCGCGCAGTCAACGAGACCAACAGCAGCGAATACCTCCGCTTTGGGAGTTCGGCAGCCGGATCCGCCCTAAACCTCGGCGGATCTACGCCTTCCTTGGCCGGATCTGCTTCAGCGCACTACCCTTTCCTGCAACTGCCGCCGTCACGCACGCCGGCTAATGGCTGTGGCCGCGGTCGCTGTCAAGCGCGTCGGCTGCGTCCTCCGGCCACCGCCCTCACCCGCACCGGTTGCGGCCTCCGGCGGCCACCGTGTCCCGCGGCCGGAGCCTCCCAACAGCGGCCCCGCGGCTGCTGCCTCACAAGATCCGCTCCATCCCTCGCGTTTCCGCCCGCTATCGCGCGCGCTGGTCTAATTCCTGGCTTCCTCCTCAGTGCCTTGTTCGACGTTGTGGTCTTCTTCCTCAGCGGCCTGTCTGCTGTCCGCCATTGCTGTCCGCCCAGAACTCCTGAATCTCAG GTTGAAACTAATGGTCAGGTTGTACCTGGGCCTGAATATGAAAGTCCTAACCTGAATGGCTCCATTGGAACCTCCTCTCCTCAGGAGCACCTGACAG GCCACCAAAGCAGATTTGGGAGGTAG
- the LOC120711560 gene encoding uncharacterized protein LOC120711560 isoform X7, with protein sequence MAARSHPPSLPGALPACVSSAPSILTARSPAMAARPALPSPPRAIPLPVGRPRAVHDRTAHGEAGAQTRQWPVRGHGGGRPVRGHGGGRRAPHRNPAASQRRAPPPRAVNETNSSEYLRFGSSAAGSALNLGGSTPSLAGSASAHYPFLQLPPSRTPANGCGRGRCQARRLRPPATALTRTGCGLRRPPCPAAGASQQRPRGCCLTRSAPSLAFPPAIARAGLIPGFLLSALFDVVVFFLSGLSAVRHCCPPRTPESQVETNGQVVPGPEYESPNLNGSIGTSSPQEHLTGILLLPPAQHCSNELPFLHFRYH encoded by the exons ATGGCGGCGCGCAGccatcctccctccctccccggcgCGCTGCCTGCCTGCGTGAGCTCGGCTCCATCCATCCTCACCGCGCGCTCCCCGGCCATGGCAGCGAGGCcggccctcccctcccctccccgcgccATCCCTCTCCCTGTTGGCCGTCCACGAGCCGTCCACGACAGAACGGCGCACGGCGAGGCTGGCGCCCAAACGCGGCAGTGGCCCgtgcggggccatggcggcgggagACCTgtgcggggccatggcggcggccgccgtgctCCGCACCGGAACCCTGCAGCGAGCCAacgccgagctccgcctccaCGCGCAGTCAACGAGACCAACAGCAGCGAATACCTCCGCTTTGGGAGTTCGGCAGCCGGATCCGCCCTAAACCTCGGCGGATCTACGCCTTCCTTGGCCGGATCTGCTTCAGCGCACTACCCTTTCCTGCAACTGCCGCCGTCACGCACGCCGGCTAATGGCTGTGGCCGCGGTCGCTGTCAAGCGCGTCGGCTGCGTCCTCCGGCCACCGCCCTCACCCGCACCGGTTGCGGCCTCCGGCGGCCACCGTGTCCCGCGGCCGGAGCCTCCCAACAGCGGCCCCGCGGCTGCTGCCTCACAAGATCCGCTCCATCCCTCGCGTTTCCGCCCGCTATCGCGCGCGCTGGTCTAATTCCTGGCTTCCTCCTCAGTGCCTTGTTCGACGTTGTGGTCTTCTTCCTCAGCGGCCTGTCTGCTGTCCGCCATTGCTGTCCGCCCAGAACTCCTGAATCTCAG GTTGAAACTAATGGTCAGGTTGTACCTGGGCCTGAATATGAAAGTCCTAACCTGAATGGCTCCATTGGAACCTCCTCTCCTCAGGAGCACCTGACAG GTATTCTGCTTCTACCACCAGCACAGCATTGCTCAAACGAACTACCTTTCCTGCATTTTAGGTACCACTAA